One stretch of Prunus persica cultivar Lovell chromosome G1, Prunus_persica_NCBIv2, whole genome shotgun sequence DNA includes these proteins:
- the LOC18790745 gene encoding importin-4, protein MSQSLELLLIQFLMPDNDARRQAEDQIKRLAKDPQVVPALVQHLRTAKTPNVRQLAAVLLRKKITGHWAKLSPQIKHLVKQSLIESITMEHSPPVRRASANVVSIVAKYAVPAGEWPDLLPFLFQCSQSAQEEHREVALILFSSLTETIGNTFRPHFADLQALLLKCLQDETSTRVRVAALKAVGSFLEFTHDGDEVVKFREFIPSILNVSRQCLAAGEEDVAVIAFEIFDELIESPAPLLGESVKSIVQFSLDVCSSQSLESNTRHQAIQIVSWLAKYKSSSLKKHKLVIPILQVMCPLLAESNNEDKDDDLAPDRAAAEVIDTMALNIPKHVFHPVLEFSSLSSQNANPKYREASVTALGVISEGCLELIKDKLDPVLHIVLGALRDPEEMVRGAASFALGQFAEHLQPEIVSHYQSVLPCILNALEDTSDEVKEKSYYALAAFCENMGEEILPFLNPLMGKLLGALQNSPRNLQETCMSAIGSVASAAEQAFVPYAERVLELMKNFLVLTNDVDLRSRARATELVGIVAMSVGRTGMEPILPPYIEAAISGFGLEYSELREYTHGFFSNVAEILDDGFIQYLPHVVPLAFSSCNLDDGSAVDIDESDDENINGVGGVSSDDEAHDEPRVRNISIRTGVLDEKAAATQALGLFALHTKTSYGPYLEESFKILVRHSGYFHEDVRLQAIISLKHILVAAQAVYQNHSEGQARAKEVLDTVMNIFIKTMAEDDDKEVVAQACMSLADIIKDYGYMAVEPYVPRLVDATLVLLREESACQLTASDEEIDDDDVVHDEELMDAVSDLLPAFAKSMGPHFAPIFATLFEPLMKFARASRPLQDRTMVVACLAEVAQDMGAPIAGYIDRVMPLVLKELASSDATNRRNAAFCVGELCKNGGEGTLKYYGDILRGLYPLFGESEPDDAVRDNAAGAVARMIMVHPESIPLNQVLPVFLKVLPLKEDHEESMAVYSCVSTLVLSSNGQILSLVPDLVNVFAQVVASPLETPEVKAQIGRAFSHLVSLYGHQMQPLLSNLSPAHANALAAFAPKS, encoded by the exons ATGTCGCAGTCACTGGAGCTGTTGCTGATACAATTCTTGATGCCGGACAACGACGCTCGGCGGCAAGCAGAGGACCAGATAAAGCGGCTGGCTAAAGACCCTCAGGTAGTTCCTGCGCTGGTACAGCACCTGCGCACCGCCAAAACTCCGAATGTGAGACAATTGGCGGCTGTGCTtctgaggaagaagatcaCAGGACACTGGGCCAAGCTCTCTCCTCAGATTAAGCACCTCGTTAAGCAGTCCCTCATTGAGAGCATCACCATGGAGCACAG CCCTCCAGTGAGGCGTGCGAGTGCCAACGTGGTTAGCATTGTTGCAAAATATGCTGTCCCGGCTGGAGAATGGCCGGATTTGCTGCCCTTTCTGTTTCAATGCAGTCAGAGTGCACAAGAGGAACATAGAGAG GTGGCATTGATCCTTTTCAGCTCTTTGACTGAAACAATAGGGAATACATTTCGACCACATTTCGCAGATTTGCAAGCTCTTCTTCTGAAATGCTTGCAGGATGAGACGAGCACCCGTGTCAGAGTTGCTGCACTCAA GGCAGTGGGGTCTTTTCTGGAATTCACTCATGATGGGGATGAAGTG GTCAAGTTTCGAGAATTCATTCCTAGCATCTTAAATGTATCAAGGCAGTGCCTTGCAGCTGGCGAGGAAGATGTCGCTGTTATtgcttttgaaatttttgatgAGTTGATTGAATCTCCTGCACCTCTTCTTGGGGAATCTGTTAAATCCATTGTGCAATTCTCTCTTGACGTTTGCTCAAGTCAAAGTTTGGAATCTAATACACGTCACCAG GCAATTCAGATAGTTTCGTGGCTAGCGAAGTATAAATCCAGTTCCCTCAAAAAGCATAAGTTGGTCATCCCTATTCTGCAAGTTATGTGCCCATTGCTTGCAGAATCGAATAATGAAGATAAAGATGATGATCTTGCTCCAGATCGAGCTGCTGCAGAAGTTATTGACACTATGGCTTTGAACATACCAAAGCATGTTTTCCACCCTGttttagaattttcttctctaaGCAGTCAGAATGCAAATCCAAAATATCGGGAAGCTTCTGTTACTGCTTTAGGTGTCATTTCAGAGGGTTGTTTGGAATTGATAAAAGATAAGTTGGATCCAGTTCTTCATATTGTTTTAGGCGCTTTGAGAGATCCTGAGGAAATGGTCAGAGGGGCTGCGTCATTTGCATTGGGTCAGTTTGCTGAGCATTTGCAGCCTGAAATTGTCTCTCACTATCAAAGTGTACTTCCCTGCATTTTGAATGCCCTTGAGGACACATCTGACGAAGTGAAG GAAAAGTCATATTATGCTTTGGCAGCATTTTGCGAGAACATGGGTGAGGAAATTCTTCCTTTCCTTAATCCGTTGATGGGAAAACTACTGGGGGCCCTTCAGAATAGCCCTCGTAATTTGCAGGAGACATGCATG TCTGCGATTGGTTCAGTTGCATCTGCTGCTGAACAGGCATTCGTTCCATATGCTGAAAGGGTTTTGGAGTTGATGAAAAATTTCTTGGTTCTTACTAATGATGTGGATCTTCGTTCACGAGCAAGAGCTACTGAATTAGTTGGAATAGTTGCAATGTCTGTGGGGAGAACTGGGATGGAACCGATTTTACCCCCATACATAGAAGCTGCAATTTCT GGTTTTGGATTGGAGTACAGTGAGCTTCGGGAGTATACTCATGGATTCTTTAGTAATGTGGCAGAAATTTTGGATGATGGCTTTATACAG TATCTTCCTCATGTTGTACCCCTCGCATTTTCTTCCTGCAATCTTGATGATGGATCTGCAGTGGACATCGATGAGTCTGATGACGAAAATATAAATGGTGTTGGTGGAGTTTCATCTGATGATGAAGCTCATGATGAGCCCAGAGTCCGAAATATCAGCATAAGAACAGGTGTTTTAGATGAGAAGGCAGCTGCAACTCAAGCTCTTGGCTTATTTGCACTACATACGAAGACCTCATATGGACC CTATTTGGAGGAATCATTTAAGATTCTAGTACGGCACTCAGGGTATTTTCATGAAGATGTTCGGCTTCAGGCAATCATCTCTCTGAAAC ATATTTTAGTAGCAGCGCAGGCAGTTTACCAGAATCATAGT GAAGGACAAGCAAGGGCTAAGGAAGTTCTAG ATACTGTGATGAATATATTTATCAAGACTATGGCTGAAGATGATGACAAGGAAGTTGTTGCTCAAGCTTGTATGAGCCTTGCTGACATAATCAAGGATTATGGATATATGGCTGTTGAGCCTT ATGTGCCTCGGCTTGTTGATGCTACTCTGGTACTGCTTCGGGAGGAATCAGCTTGTCAGCTGACAGCATCCGATGAGgaaattgatgatgatgatgttgtaCATGATGAAGAACTGATGGACGCAGTTTCTGACCTTCTTCCTGCTTTTGCAAAGTCAATGGGTCCTCATTTTGCACCTATATTTGCTACGCTATTTGAACCTTTAATGAAATTCGCG AGAGCTTCGCGCCCACTGCAAGATCGGACAATGGTTGTTGCCTGCCTTGCTGAAGTTGCTCAGGACATGGGTGCTCCAATTGCTGGATATATCGAC AGGGTGATGCCCTTAGTACTCAAAGAATTAGCATCATCAGACGCAACCAATAGGAGGAATGCTGCATTTTGTGTTGGAGAGTTGTGCAAAAATGGGGGTGAGGGGACATTGAA ATATTATGGTGATATACTGCGTGGACTTTACCCGCTATTTGGAGAATCTGAGCCAGATGATGCTGTTAGGGATAATGCAGCCGGTGCAGTGGCAAGAATGATAATGGTGCACCCTGAATCCATCCCATTAAATCAG GTACTTCCTGTTTTCTTGAAGGTTCTTCCATTAAAAGAAGATCATGAAGAGTCTATGGCAGTATATAGTTGCGTCTCAACTCTTGTTTTATCATCTAATGGCCAG ATTCTTTCTCTAGTCCCCGATTTGGTTAATGTATTTGCTCAAGTTGTGGCATCACCACTTGAAACTCCTGAAGTAAAAGCACAAATAGGCAGAGCTTTTTCTCACCTGGTTTCACTGTATGGCCATCAAATGCAGCCCCTTTTGAGCAACCTCTCCCCTGCGCATGCAAATGCCCTAGCTGCATTTGCTCCAAAAAGCTGA
- the LOC18791794 gene encoding uncharacterized protein LOC18791794, with translation MKKRTVYVWGVAILCFVVLMIVTPAIPQSEAYHDFADQREFLGIPNTLNVVSNFPFLVIGLIGLVLCYYGDYFKFSLQGELWGWTCFYIGVAAVAIGSSYYHLKPNDARLVWDRLPMTIAFTSIIAIFIIERIDERKGTISIIPLLLAGIISILYWRFFDDLRPYAMVQFLPCIAIPLMAILLPPMYTHSTYWLWAAGFYLLAKVEEAADKVIYDWTHHIVSGHTLKHLCAAMVPVFLTLMLAKRTVEPARQSLLKTWKISWTKFRKTDGTVESDGTVESYTCTYSTVPVVESQ, from the exons ATGAAGAAGAGGACAGTGTACGTTTGGGGGGTAGCCATTCTCTGTTTTGTGGTGTTGATGATCGTCACTCCTGCCATCCCTCAGTCTGAAGCTTACCACGATTTCGCTGATCAGCGCGAGTTTTTGG GTATTCCTAATACACTTAATGTGGTTTCAAATTTCCCTTTCCTTGTTATTGGTCTCATTGGTCTTGTCCTTTGCTACTATGGGGATTATTTTAAGTTCAG CTTGCAAGGAGAGCTTTGGGGTTGGACGTGTTTTTACATCGGTGTGGCTGCTGTTGCAATCGGATCCTCATACTATCATCTGAAGCCAAATGATGCTCGTCTTGTGTGGGATCGCTTGCCA ATGACAATTGCGTTCACATCGATCATTGCAATCTTTATCATTGAAAGGATTGATGAGCGGAAGGGAACAATTTCCATCATACCTCTGCTTTTGGCGGGTATTATCAGCATATTGTATTGGAG GTTCTTTGATGACCTCCGTCCATATGCTATGGTCCAATTTCTTCCTTGCATTGCCATTCCTCTGATGGCTATATTGTTGCCTCCAATGTACACTCATTCCACATATTGGCTTTGGGCAGCAG GATTCTATCTTTTAGCTAAGGTGGAAGAAGCTGCTGATAAAGTGATCTACGATTGGACTCATCATATTGTTAGTGGGCACACCCTCAAGCATTTGTGCGCTGCAATGGTTCCTGTATTCTTGACGCTTATGCTTGCAAAGCGGACTGTTGAACCAGCGAG GCAAAGTTTGCTCAAGACATGGAAGATTTCCTGGACTAAATTTAGAAAGACTGATGGCACAGTAGAGAGCGATGGCACAGTAGAGAGTTACACTTGTACCTACTCTACAGTTCCAGTTGTGGAATCACAATAA